The sequence below is a genomic window from Polaribacter vadi.
GGTACAATTGCCTTAGGTGGCTTGGTGTCCATCACTTTATTATTGGCAATGGTTTCTAATTTATTGTTGTTACCTTCTTTATTATTAACTTTCGAAAAGAAAATTGCCAATAAAGAAATGTTTAAAGAACCGAAGATTAAAATTATACCTCCTAAAGAGGAAAATATAGATTAAAAAAAATCTCCATTAAAATAAATTAATGGAGATTTCTTTTTCATAAGTAGAAAAACGGGGGATTCATTTTAAATTCTTAATCTTAATTCATAGCAATTTTTCGATTAAAACTAATTCTTTTACTTAGCAAATATTTGAGAATTCTCTTTTCCAATAGATTTGTCAAATTTAAGATGCTTTTTTAAGATTGTCAACTGTGTTTTTACGCAGTTTTTCTGTATTTTCGTAATATGAGTAAAGATTTTGGAGAATTTACTAGAATAAGAGTTTCAGATATCCCTTATGATCCTGAAGATTTTGTTTTTGAAGAATATAAAAACAAAGTACAAAGTTTTATTGGGCAGGCTGTATATATTTATTCTTTTGAAAAAAACAGAATGTTGTATGCTGCAGGTTGGGAAGATTTATTGGGTTACAAAAGTGAAGAAATTACCTTATTTAAAATTGTTAGTATCACCTCTAAAAGACACTTTAACTTCTCTAACGAGCTAAATGATAAAGCTTTACAATTTCTACTTAGTAAGAAAGAGGAATTAGAAAAATATAGCTTTACTATTGAAGTTGAAAAAATTCATAAAAATGGCGAAATTATTCCACTTTTTTCGAGGGTAGGTATTTTTAAATCTAAAAATGGTACCATTTTAGAAATTATAGGAATTTCAGAAAAAATACATTCTAGAAAATTAGGTAATATAATGCAGTATGCTGTTTTTGGTCCAAAATTATCTGGGTTTGAAGAAACTTTAAATCAACAATTATTTAATGAATTGGCAATTTCTAACAAAGAAATAGAAGTTTTAGAATTGGCTGCTAAAGGTTTTACATTTAAAGAAATTGCTAGCAAATTAAATGTGAGTCAATCTGCTATAGAGAAAAGAATATATCCTTTATACAAGAGATTCAATGTAAAAAGTTTGCCTCATTTAATTAGTTTTGCACACGATAATCATATTTTATAAACTAATTGTTGTAATTTTTTCTTCTTGAACTCCAATTTCTAAAAGCATCCTTTTCCAGCAATCTACATAATTTACTCTTTCTGGTTTTTCATTTCCTAAAACCCAAATTATATTCTTATTTTTTAAAATATTTCTATTCACTTTATTAATTGGTTTTAACGTATCAATAAAACTGAGTAATTTTTCGGGTGATATTAATTCGTCTTGAATTGGTTCACTAGGATTTATATCATCAATCATTAAAAAATTGGCAGTTTTCCAATTCCAAATTTCATGCTCTTCTAAAACATCATCTTCATCATTAAAAAAATAATTGAACATTTTAAATGCATTTACATACAAGCAGCTATTATTTTTAATACTTAATTCATTTAAAATACCAACCCCTAAACTTGTTTTTCCAGTGCTTAAAGCTCCATAAATCAACAGATGATTTCCAGCTCTTTTGGATGAATTTTTAAATTGTTCAACTTTCAATTTGTTATCAGCATTGATATTAAAATCCCACTGACTTAATCGAAATTGAAAAGGAAATCTCGCATAAAATTGATACATTTTTGTAACAAACCAATATCTGGTAGCAAACAATAAATAGATTGCTAAAATGGATAAAGTAATTAAAACTGTATTATTTGCTCCTTGTGTTATTAATAAACTGAACAAAAAAGCTCCGAAAGCGAAAAAACAAACATCTGTAAAGGTATCAAAAGCCAAATTATTCCATTTTGGTTTAAATGTATAGGTTGATTTTTTCGGAATAAAAACCATCTCAGATTTAGATTCGCTTTTACTTAATAAAGGCCCTAAGAAATTATACAATTCAAAAAGTAGCCAAAAAACTGATACATATATTGCTGATTTTACAGCATTAAAATTTGAAAAATAAAACACTAAATAACTGGGAATAAAACCTAGAGAGATATGCCCAAATTGATTTGCCATCCAAGCATAAGTTAAGGTAATTCCTCTATGAGCATCTTTACCAATGGCATCATCTTTTAATTGTTTTAAAATTCTTTTAAAAGAAATTGTTTTTTTCATGGTTAATTTATTCTACTCAAAGATATATTTTTTTTATCAGCTCTAATTTAACGACAAATTAAGTTTACTTTTTACTTCAAAAAAGTATCTTTACAATTCAGTAAATTTTTAAAGTAAATCAAAAAAATCAAGAAGAAATGACACAGAAAAATGTTGCAGAAATTTTAAAATCAGATTCGATTTTACAAGAAGTTCATGTAAATGGTTGGGTAAGAACTTTTAGAAGTAATCGTTTTATAGCTATAAATGATGGTTCAACAATTAACAATATACAATGTGTTATTGATTTTGAAAACACTCCAGAAGATACTTTAAAAAGAATTACAACAGGATCTGCTGTTTCTATAAAAGGAACTATTGTAGAGAGTCAAGGAAAAGGACAGTCAGTTGAAATTCAGGTTTCTGAAATAGAAATATTAGGCGATTCTAATGCAGATGAATATCCTATTCAGCCTAAAAAACATAGTTTTGAATTTTTAAGAGAAAATGCACATTTACGTGTAAGAACAAATACGTTTAGTGCAGTTATGAGAGTTCGTTCTAAACTGTCTTTTGCTGTACATAAATATTTTCAAGAAAATGGTTTTAACTACGTAAACACACCAATTATTACAGGAACTGATGCAGAAGGTGCAGGAGAAATGTTTAAAGTTACCAATTTTGAAACTAATAAAGCACCTCTTACTGAAGATGGAAAAATAGATTATTCTAAAGATTTTTTTGGTAAAGAAACTAGCTTAACTGTTTCAGGGCAATTGGAAGCTGAAACTTTTGCGATGTCTTTAGGAAAAGCGTACACATTTGGACCAACTTTTAGAGCAGAAAATTCGAATACAACCAGACATTTAGCAGAATTTTGGATGATTGAACCAGAAGTTGCTTTTATGGATTTGGATGGCAATATGGATTTGGCAGAAGATTTTATAAAATCGGTTTTAAAAGATGTTTTAGAAACATGTAAAGACGATTTAGCCTTTTTAGATCAGCGTTTAACGCAAGAAGAAAAAAGCAAACCACAGGCTGAAAGAAGTGAAATGAGCTTGTTAAACAAGTTAAAGTTTGTGGTTGATAATAATTTTAAACGTGTTTCTTACACAGAAGCTTTTGATATTTTAAGAAACTCAAAACCTAATAAAAAGAAAAAATTTCAATATCCTATAAATGAATGGGGAGCAGATTTACAATCTGAACACGAACGTTATTTAGTGGAAAAACATTTTAAATGTCCTGTTATTTTGTTTGATTATCCAGCAAATATAAAAGCATTTTATATGCGTTTAAATGATGATGGAAAAACAGTAAGAGCAATGGATGTACTTTTTCCAGGAATTGGAGAAATGGTTGGAGGTTCTCAAAGAGAAGAGCGTTTTGATGTTTTAGTTGATAAAATGAAAGCGCTAGATATTGATGAAAAAGAATTATGGTGGTACTTAGATTTGCGTAAATACGGAACTGCTGTGCATTCTGGTTTTGGTCTTGGTTTTGAAAGATTAGTACAGTTTACAACAGGAATGAGTAATATTAGAGACGTAATTCCTTTTCCAAGAACACCACAAAATGCTGAATTTTAAAAAGACAGTTTTAATTTTCCAAAAAGGAAAAATTGTTTTTGGAAAAAATAGTCCATTTAATTTTGTATTTTTATAAAAACACTTTTAAAATGAATACTCTAAATAACTTAAAAAATAATTTAATTAGTAGAATTGTTGCGACTGAAAATGAAAAACTACTAAATGTTATTATTTCTATTTTTGAAGTATCGAAATCTGAAGAAAAAACAACTTTTTCTTCAGAACAATTAGAAATGTTAAAAATGAGTGAAGAGGATATAAAATATGGACGTTTATATTCTGAAGAAGAAGTAGATAAATTAGATGCTGAATGGATGAACTAACTATTGTTTGGACTCTAACAGCTTTAAAACAGAGGAATCAAGTTTTTAAGTATTGGAATTTAAGAAACAATAGTAATGCTTATTCTAAAAGATTAAATTTAAAAATTAAAGAAAAAACTACGTTATTAAAAGATTTTCCAGAAATGGGAAACCCAACAGAAAAACTAAATTTAAGAAAGATTAATCTTGAACATTTTTCAATCTTTTATAAAGTTTTTAATTATAAAATTATCATTGTTGCTTTTTGGGATAATAGACAAGATCCAAAAACACTTTTAAAGTTTTTAAAA
It includes:
- a CDS encoding LuxR C-terminal-related transcriptional regulator, with amino-acid sequence MSKDFGEFTRIRVSDIPYDPEDFVFEEYKNKVQSFIGQAVYIYSFEKNRMLYAAGWEDLLGYKSEEITLFKIVSITSKRHFNFSNELNDKALQFLLSKKEELEKYSFTIEVEKIHKNGEIIPLFSRVGIFKSKNGTILEIIGISEKIHSRKLGNIMQYAVFGPKLSGFEETLNQQLFNELAISNKEIEVLELAAKGFTFKEIASKLNVSQSAIEKRIYPLYKRFNVKSLPHLISFAHDNHIL
- a CDS encoding ATP-binding protein — translated: MKKTISFKRILKQLKDDAIGKDAHRGITLTYAWMANQFGHISLGFIPSYLVFYFSNFNAVKSAIYVSVFWLLFELYNFLGPLLSKSESKSEMVFIPKKSTYTFKPKWNNLAFDTFTDVCFFAFGAFLFSLLITQGANNTVLITLSILAIYLLFATRYWFVTKMYQFYARFPFQFRLSQWDFNINADNKLKVEQFKNSSKRAGNHLLIYGALSTGKTSLGVGILNELSIKNNSCLYVNAFKMFNYFFNDEDDVLEEHEIWNWKTANFLMIDDINPSEPIQDELISPEKLLSFIDTLKPINKVNRNILKNKNIIWVLGNEKPERVNYVDCWKRMLLEIGVQEEKITTISL
- the asnS gene encoding asparagine--tRNA ligase yields the protein MTQKNVAEILKSDSILQEVHVNGWVRTFRSNRFIAINDGSTINNIQCVIDFENTPEDTLKRITTGSAVSIKGTIVESQGKGQSVEIQVSEIEILGDSNADEYPIQPKKHSFEFLRENAHLRVRTNTFSAVMRVRSKLSFAVHKYFQENGFNYVNTPIITGTDAEGAGEMFKVTNFETNKAPLTEDGKIDYSKDFFGKETSLTVSGQLEAETFAMSLGKAYTFGPTFRAENSNTTRHLAEFWMIEPEVAFMDLDGNMDLAEDFIKSVLKDVLETCKDDLAFLDQRLTQEEKSKPQAERSEMSLLNKLKFVVDNNFKRVSYTEAFDILRNSKPNKKKKFQYPINEWGADLQSEHERYLVEKHFKCPVILFDYPANIKAFYMRLNDDGKTVRAMDVLFPGIGEMVGGSQREERFDVLVDKMKALDIDEKELWWYLDLRKYGTAVHSGFGLGFERLVQFTTGMSNIRDVIPFPRTPQNAEF
- a CDS encoding type II toxin-antitoxin system RelE/ParE family toxin yields the protein MDELTIVWTLTALKQRNQVFKYWNLRNNSNAYSKRLNLKIKEKTTLLKDFPEMGNPTEKLNLRKINLEHFSIFYKVFNYKIIIVAFWDNRQDPKTLLKFLKQN